From a region of the Streptomyces sp. NBC_00193 genome:
- the lon gene encoding endopeptidase La, with product MASTSVTLTLPVLPLDDEVVLPGMVVPLDLSDAEVRGAVEAAQAAAAGGKPKVLLVPRVDGKYTGTGVLGTVEQVGRLSDGDPGALIRGHGRVRIGAGTTGPGAALWVEGETVDEAVPDPLPGAVAELVKEYKALATSWLKKRGAWQVVDRVQQIEGVGALADNSGYSPFLSVEQKVELLETADPVARLRLAVKALSDHLAEQDVAESIAKDVQDGVDKVQREFLLKRQLDAVRKELRELSGEKEGEESDDYRARVEAADLPEKVREAALKEVDKLERSSDQSPEGSWIRTWLDTVLELPWNERTEDEYDIRGARAVLDAEHAGLSDVKDRITEYLAVRKRRSERGMGVVGGRRGGAVLALVGPPGVGKTSLGESVAHAMGRKFVRVALGGVRDEAEIRGHRRTYVGALPGRIVRAIKEAGSMNPVVLLDEIDKVGSDFRGDPAAALLEVLDPAQNHTFRDHYLEVELDLSDVVFLATANVLEAIPEALADRMELVRLDGYTEDEKVVIARDHLLPRQLERAGLAEEEVVLEEDALRKLAGEYTREAGVRTLERSLARLLRKVASQHELGERELPLRIGADDLRALIGRPHHVPESAQDPAERRTAVPGVATGLAVTGAGGDVLFVEASLADPETGAAGLTLTGQLGDVMKESAQIALSFLRSHGAELELPVADLKDRGVHIHFPAGAVPKDGPSAGITMTTALASLLSGRQVRTDVAMTGEVSLTGRVLPIGGVKQKLLAAHRAGLTTVIIPKRNEADLDDVPAEVLAGLSVHPVTDVRQVLELALAADEVAVAAVA from the coding sequence ATGGCTTCGACGTCCGTAACGCTCACCCTGCCCGTGCTGCCGCTCGACGACGAGGTCGTGCTGCCCGGAATGGTCGTTCCGCTGGACCTGTCCGACGCCGAGGTGAGGGGTGCCGTCGAGGCCGCGCAGGCTGCTGCCGCAGGTGGCAAGCCGAAGGTGCTGCTCGTGCCCCGGGTCGACGGGAAGTACACCGGCACCGGGGTGCTCGGGACCGTGGAGCAGGTGGGGCGACTGTCCGACGGGGATCCCGGTGCGCTGATCCGCGGGCACGGCCGGGTCCGTATCGGGGCCGGGACGACGGGGCCCGGGGCCGCGCTCTGGGTCGAGGGCGAGACGGTGGACGAGGCCGTCCCCGATCCGCTGCCCGGCGCCGTCGCCGAGCTCGTCAAGGAGTACAAGGCGCTCGCCACGAGCTGGCTCAAGAAGCGCGGGGCCTGGCAGGTCGTGGACCGGGTGCAGCAGATCGAGGGGGTCGGGGCCCTCGCGGACAACTCCGGCTACTCCCCGTTCCTGAGCGTCGAGCAGAAGGTGGAGCTGCTGGAGACGGCCGACCCCGTCGCCCGGCTGCGGCTCGCCGTCAAGGCCCTCAGCGACCACCTCGCCGAGCAGGACGTCGCCGAGTCCATCGCCAAGGACGTCCAGGACGGCGTCGACAAGGTCCAGCGCGAGTTCCTGCTGAAGCGGCAGCTCGACGCCGTGCGCAAGGAACTGCGCGAGCTCAGCGGGGAGAAGGAGGGCGAGGAGTCCGACGACTACCGGGCCCGCGTCGAGGCCGCCGACCTGCCCGAGAAGGTACGGGAGGCCGCGCTCAAGGAAGTCGACAAGCTGGAGCGCTCCAGCGACCAGTCCCCGGAAGGGTCCTGGATCCGCACCTGGCTGGACACCGTGCTCGAACTGCCCTGGAACGAGCGGACCGAGGACGAGTACGACATCCGGGGAGCCCGCGCCGTCCTGGACGCCGAGCACGCCGGGCTGAGCGACGTGAAGGACCGGATCACCGAGTACCTGGCGGTGCGCAAGCGCCGCTCCGAGCGCGGGATGGGCGTCGTCGGCGGGCGCAGGGGCGGGGCCGTGCTGGCGCTCGTAGGCCCTCCCGGCGTCGGAAAGACCTCCCTCGGGGAGTCCGTGGCCCACGCCATGGGGCGCAAGTTCGTCCGCGTGGCCCTCGGCGGAGTCCGCGACGAGGCCGAGATCCGCGGGCACCGGCGTACGTACGTGGGCGCGCTGCCCGGCCGGATCGTACGGGCGATCAAGGAAGCCGGGTCCATGAACCCGGTCGTCCTGCTCGACGAGATCGACAAGGTCGGCTCCGACTTCCGCGGGGACCCGGCGGCGGCGCTGCTCGAAGTCCTCGACCCCGCCCAGAACCACACCTTCCGGGACCACTACCTGGAGGTGGAACTGGACCTGAGCGACGTCGTGTTCCTGGCCACCGCCAACGTCCTGGAGGCCATTCCCGAGGCCCTCGCCGACCGCATGGAACTGGTCCGCCTCGACGGCTACACCGAGGACGAGAAGGTCGTCATCGCCCGCGACCACCTGCTGCCCCGGCAGCTGGAGCGCGCCGGCCTGGCCGAGGAGGAAGTGGTCCTGGAGGAGGACGCGCTGCGCAAGCTGGCGGGGGAGTACACCCGCGAGGCGGGCGTGCGCACCCTGGAGCGCTCCCTCGCCCGGCTGCTGCGCAAGGTGGCCTCCCAGCACGAGCTGGGGGAGCGGGAGCTGCCGCTGCGGATCGGAGCCGACGACCTGCGCGCACTCATCGGGCGGCCGCACCACGTACCGGAGTCCGCGCAGGACCCGGCCGAGCGGCGCACCGCGGTACCGGGCGTGGCCACCGGCCTCGCCGTGACCGGGGCGGGCGGCGACGTCCTGTTCGTCGAGGCCTCGCTGGCCGATCCCGAGACGGGCGCGGCCGGGCTCACGCTGACGGGCCAGCTCGGAGACGTGATGAAGGAGTCGGCGCAGATCGCGCTCAGCTTCCTGCGCTCCCACGGTGCCGAGCTGGAGCTCCCGGTCGCCGACCTGAAGGACCGGGGCGTGCACATCCACTTCCCGGCGGGCGCGGTGCCCAAGGACGGTCCGAGCGCGGGCATCACGATGACGACGGCGCTGGCCTCGCTGCTGTCGGGCCGGCAGGTCCGCACGGACGTGGCCATGACCGGCGAGGTCTCGCTGACCGGGCGGGTGCTGCCGATCGGCGGGGTCAAGCAGAAGCTGCTGGCCGCGCACCGGGCCGGGCTGACCACCGTCATCATCCCGAAGCGGAACGAGGCCGACCTGGACGACGTTCCCGCCGAGGTGCTGGCAGGGCTGTCGGTGCACCCGGTGACGGACGTACGGCAGGTCCTGGAGCTGGCCCTGGCCGCGGACGAGGTCGCGGTGGCCGCGGTGGCGTGA
- a CDS encoding DUF4097 family beta strand repeat-containing protein produces MTTTTRTRGTKATVTATFTATALAAGLLLTGCSFGSLVSRGGPEKTANADATVAEAVTAVDVSDAGSGSVEVVAGSGPGVTIRRTVHYRGDTVPEPAQQLSGGVLTLTNGDCTARCSVDYRLEVPASATVRAGSSSGRVTVTGVAAADVTTSSGSVRADRIAGPLKVRTSSGSIAAEALAGPDADARSSSGDVRLAFAEAPASVAVQTSSGDATVKVPAAPYALDVSTTSGERAITVPADPSAASRLAVWTSSGDIAVSSA; encoded by the coding sequence ATGACCACGACGACGCGCACACGCGGCACCAAGGCCACCGTCACCGCCACCTTCACCGCCACGGCACTCGCCGCCGGGCTGCTGCTCACCGGTTGTTCCTTCGGCTCGCTCGTCTCCCGCGGGGGTCCGGAGAAGACGGCGAACGCGGACGCCACGGTGGCCGAGGCCGTCACCGCGGTGGACGTCTCGGACGCCGGCAGCGGGTCCGTCGAGGTGGTCGCGGGATCCGGCCCCGGGGTCACGATCCGCCGTACCGTCCACTACCGCGGCGACACCGTGCCCGAGCCCGCCCAGCAGCTTTCCGGCGGCGTGCTGACCCTCACCAACGGCGACTGCACCGCGCGCTGTTCCGTCGACTACCGGCTGGAGGTCCCGGCCTCCGCCACGGTCAGGGCGGGCAGCAGCAGCGGCCGCGTCACGGTGACGGGGGTGGCCGCCGCCGACGTCACGACCTCCTCCGGCTCGGTCCGGGCGGACCGGATCGCCGGCCCGCTGAAGGTCCGTACCTCCTCCGGCTCGATCGCGGCCGAGGCACTGGCCGGACCGGACGCGGACGCCCGTTCCTCCTCCGGCGACGTCCGCCTTGCCTTCGCCGAGGCGCCGGCCTCGGTGGCCGTGCAGACCAGCTCGGGCGACGCCACGGTGAAGGTCCCCGCGGCCCCGTACGCCCTCGACGTCTCCACCACGTCCGGCGAGCGTGCGATCACCGTCCCCGCGGACCCGTCCGCGGCCTCCCGCCTCGCCGTATGGACCTCGTCGGGAGACATCGCCGTCTCGTCGGCCTGA
- a CDS encoding sulfurtransferase — translation MDADATRPHSLVPPGPLVGGDWLAERLGAAGLVVFDASVGAHRDTDRRIEGARPFDLDGALSDHTAAAPHTMPGPAAFAEAMRALGVDDGSTVVVYDGAGIYSSARAWWMLRSMGFDRVAVLDGGLPAWVAAGRPVQERRPGYEGPRGSFTARPRAGLLVDAGTVSAALADPAAAVLDARTRERFAGTAPEPRPGLRGGHMPGAVSLPFGELQRPDGLMRPATELRAAFGAAVGERERLYFSCGSGVTACVLALGADLAGYEDLAVYDGSWSEWGVPSPDRPVVQGP, via the coding sequence ATGGATGCAGACGCAACTCGCCCCCACTCCCTCGTGCCGCCCGGTCCGCTCGTCGGTGGGGACTGGCTCGCGGAGCGGCTCGGTGCGGCCGGACTCGTCGTCTTCGACGCCTCCGTCGGGGCGCACCGCGACACGGATCGGCGGATCGAGGGAGCCCGTCCCTTCGACCTCGACGGCGCACTGTCCGACCACACCGCCGCCGCCCCGCACACCATGCCCGGCCCCGCAGCCTTCGCCGAGGCGATGCGCGCCCTGGGCGTGGACGACGGCAGCACGGTCGTCGTGTACGACGGCGCCGGCATCTACTCCAGCGCCCGCGCCTGGTGGATGCTGCGCAGCATGGGCTTCGACCGGGTCGCCGTCCTCGACGGCGGGCTGCCCGCGTGGGTCGCCGCAGGGCGTCCGGTGCAGGAGCGCCGGCCGGGCTACGAGGGCCCGCGCGGCTCCTTCACGGCCCGGCCCCGCGCGGGGCTGCTGGTGGACGCCGGGACCGTCTCGGCAGCCTTGGCCGATCCGGCCGCCGCCGTGCTCGACGCCCGGACCCGCGAACGCTTCGCCGGGACCGCCCCCGAACCCCGTCCGGGTCTGCGTGGGGGCCACATGCCGGGTGCCGTCAGCCTCCCCTTCGGTGAACTGCAGCGCCCCGACGGCCTCATGCGCCCCGCCACGGAGCTCCGCGCGGCCTTCGGGGCGGCGGTGGGGGAGCGGGAGCGGCTGTACTTCAGCTGCGGATCCGGGGTCACCGCCTGCGTGCTCGCCCTCGGCGCCGACCTCGCCGGGTACGAGGACCTCGCCGTGTACGACGGCTCCTGGAGCGAGTGGGGCGTGCCGTCCCCGGACCGGCCGGTCGTGCAGGGGCCCTAG
- a CDS encoding TetR/AcrR family transcriptional regulator: MAQDKGRTAPKAAPKAAAARGGYAVGDARRQKILDTAVEHFAQWGFHASSLARIANDCGITQGGLLHHFRGKEDLLLSVLAQSEQHDVERLFSGPAEEVPSVAAHFAAVVALAEENARRPGLVRMYNTLVGESGNPGHPAHAYFRQRYDRVLGYTVDLLRAGVARGEMRPDADCEAVGREIIAVMDGFQIQWVLDPQGVDMAVLLRAYLDRRLREITVAGTGL, from the coding sequence ATGGCACAGGACAAGGGCCGAACGGCCCCCAAGGCGGCCCCCAAGGCGGCGGCAGCCCGGGGCGGGTACGCGGTGGGCGACGCCCGTCGCCAGAAGATCCTCGACACCGCCGTCGAACACTTCGCGCAGTGGGGTTTCCACGCCTCCTCGCTCGCCCGGATCGCCAACGACTGCGGGATCACCCAGGGCGGCCTGCTCCATCACTTCCGCGGCAAGGAGGACCTGCTGCTGTCCGTGCTGGCGCAGAGCGAGCAGCACGACGTCGAACGGCTCTTCAGCGGGCCCGCGGAAGAGGTCCCCTCGGTCGCCGCGCACTTCGCCGCCGTGGTCGCCCTCGCCGAGGAGAACGCCCGCCGGCCCGGGCTCGTACGGATGTACAACACGCTGGTCGGCGAGTCCGGGAACCCGGGCCACCCCGCGCACGCCTACTTCCGGCAGCGCTACGACCGGGTCCTCGGCTACACCGTCGACCTGCTCCGGGCGGGCGTCGCGCGCGGCGAGATGCGGCCGGACGCGGACTGCGAGGCCGTCGGCCGCGAGATCATCGCGGTGATGGACGGGTTCCAGATCCAGTGGGTGCTGGATCCGCAGGGCGTGGACATGGCGGTCCTGCTCCGCGCGTACCTGGACCGGAGGCTGCGGGAGATCACGGTGGCGGGCACGGGGCTGTGA
- a CDS encoding MFS transporter → MPLTQDPGSALAATDRPDPATPADGSADAPAKLIFGLVAAQLGVCIAVFTPIVVTLALRVAQIVPEAGRGAALGKVLSVGALLALVGNPLFGALSDRTTSRFGRRRPWLVGGMAVAAVGLTVVGLGSSVTTLLVGWAVAQLGCNAALCMVTACIPDLIPDHQRGRVSGMVGMMLSVSMVAGSFLAQLFTDDMALAFIVPAVVGVLGVCVLAAVMPDRPARTESVAPYGLREFLHSFWVNPRKNPDYAWNFASRFLVFIGIACVTSYQVYFLMDRLGVAEGEVASKMFTTTLVTVGGVVAGSLAGGWLSDATGRRKPFVLASAFVIGIGLLLIATAGTFGMFLFAVAVFGFGEGLYLAVDVALAAAVLPDPETAAKDMGVLNIANALPQSLVPMLAPFVLAIGGGGNYGALFLVGGIAAAVGAALVQLIRSVK, encoded by the coding sequence ATGCCGCTCACGCAGGACCCCGGAAGTGCACTCGCCGCCACCGACCGACCCGATCCGGCCACCCCGGCCGACGGATCCGCCGACGCCCCCGCCAAGCTGATCTTCGGCCTGGTCGCCGCCCAGCTCGGCGTCTGCATCGCGGTCTTCACCCCGATCGTGGTGACCCTGGCCCTGCGCGTGGCCCAGATCGTCCCGGAGGCCGGGCGCGGCGCCGCCCTCGGCAAGGTGCTCTCGGTCGGAGCGCTCCTCGCCCTCGTCGGCAACCCGCTCTTCGGCGCCCTCTCCGACCGCACGACCAGCCGGTTCGGCCGCCGCCGCCCCTGGCTCGTGGGCGGCATGGCGGTCGCCGCCGTCGGCCTGACCGTCGTCGGCCTCGGCTCCAGCGTCACCACGCTGCTCGTCGGCTGGGCCGTCGCGCAGCTCGGCTGCAACGCCGCCCTCTGCATGGTCACCGCCTGCATCCCGGACCTGATCCCGGACCACCAGCGCGGCCGCGTCTCCGGCATGGTCGGCATGATGCTGTCCGTCTCGATGGTGGCCGGCAGCTTCCTCGCGCAGCTGTTCACGGACGACATGGCGCTGGCCTTCATCGTCCCGGCCGTCGTCGGCGTCCTCGGGGTGTGCGTGCTGGCCGCCGTGATGCCCGACCGGCCGGCCCGCACCGAGTCCGTGGCCCCGTACGGCCTGCGGGAGTTCCTGCACAGCTTCTGGGTGAACCCGCGCAAGAACCCCGACTACGCGTGGAACTTCGCGAGCCGCTTCCTGGTCTTCATCGGCATCGCCTGCGTGACCAGCTACCAGGTGTACTTCCTGATGGACCGCCTCGGGGTCGCCGAGGGCGAGGTCGCCTCGAAGATGTTCACCACCACCCTCGTCACCGTCGGCGGCGTCGTGGCCGGCTCCCTCGCCGGCGGCTGGCTGTCCGACGCCACCGGCCGCCGCAAGCCCTTCGTGCTCGCGTCCGCCTTCGTCATCGGCATCGGCCTGCTGCTGATCGCCACCGCGGGCACCTTCGGGATGTTCCTCTTCGCCGTGGCCGTCTTCGGCTTCGGCGAGGGCCTCTACCTCGCGGTCGACGTGGCGCTCGCCGCCGCCGTCCTGCCGGATCCGGAGACCGCCGCGAAGGACATGGGCGTCCTCAACATCGCCAACGCCCTCCCGCAGTCCCTCGTCCCGATGCTCGCGCCGTTCGTCCTCGCCATCGGCGGAGGGGGCAACTACGGCGCCCTCTTCCTCGTCGGCGGCATCGCGGCGGCCGTCGGCGCCGCCCTCGTCCAGCTGATCCGCTCGGTCAAGTGA